AGCGGACGACCGATCCTTCCTGCCCGGTCCGGGTGAAGCCCAGGACGTCGGTCAGGATCGCGCCGGTCGGCGCCTCCTCCTTCAGCAGCAGGCTGACGCCGCGGAAGCCGCGGATCGCGTGTTCCGCCGGGACTTCCCGGCCGGCCCAGGCGGGCTCGTCACCGAGTCCGGGAACGGCGGCGAGCGCCAGGCGCATGCCGTCGGGGTCGCGGAACGGCAGGACCGTCTCGCCGAAGCGCTTCTCCGGGGCCTCGTGGCGCACGCCGTGCTCGATCAGCCGGTGGGTCCAGTAGCCCAGGGACTGCTCGGGAACCCGGAAAACGGTTTCCTGCGTTTCCCCGATTCCCAAGCGGCCGGGCGCCGCGTGGTCCCAGGGGAAGAAGGTCAGTATCGATCCGGGCTGGCCGACCTCGTCGCCGTAATAGAAGTGATAGGTTCCCGGATCGTCGAAGTTGACCGTCTTCTTGACCAGCCTCAGCCCGAGAGTACGGCCGTAGAAGTCCAGGTTGCGGTGCGTCGAACCCGCGATCGCGGTGACGTGATGAATTCCGTTCCGGTTCGCAACAGAGCCCATTGTCTTGTCCTCCGGGGCGGCGGACCGTCCGTCGCCTTGCCGGCTTGCCGGCTGGTTGTTCCTGACTGAAGCAAAGATGGCGGGTCCGGCGGCAAAAGCCTATGGGTCATCGATTGCACCTGTGCAATACTGGGAGTGCGATTTTGCCGCCATGATTGCAATTCCGAACAGATGCGGGAGACGGGGGGCGATGGCCGAACCGTTCAGGAACCTGGCGTGGGACGACTTCCGGCTGGTCAAGGCGATCGCGGACGCCAAGGGACTGCCGTCGGCGGCCCAGCAGCTCGGCATCAATCACTCGACCGTGTTCCGGCGGCTGCGCCAGATCGAGACGGCGCTGGGCACCCCGCTGTTCGAGCGGCACCGGGTCGGCTACGTTCCCACGGCGGCGGGGGAGGAGATGGTGTCCCTGGCGGCACGCCTGGACGAGGACATCACCGCCTTCACCCGCAAGGTCTCCGGGCGCGAGCCGTCGCCGGCGGGAGAGCTGCGGGTCACGACCAACGATTCCCTGCTCGTCCATCTGCTGACGCCGCTGTTCGCGCTGTTCCTGGAGCAATGCCCGGATATGCGGCTGGACGTCGTGCTCAGCAACCAGCCGCTCAACCTGTCCAAGCGCGATGCCGACGTGGCGATCCGGGCGACCGACAACCCGCCGGAAACCCTGGTCGGCCGCCGCGCCGCCCGCATCGCCTGGGCGCTCTACGGCAGGGCGGCCGACTTCCCGGTCCCCGGCGCGGCCGATCCGGATACCCTCCACCGCCGTTCCTGGGTTTCTCTGGGCGAGGACATGGCGGCCATGAAAGTGGTCCGCCGCGTGCGCGAGAACGTGCCGCCGGAG
This is a stretch of genomic DNA from Skermanella sp. TT6. It encodes these proteins:
- a CDS encoding ring-cleaving dioxygenase → MGSVANRNGIHHVTAIAGSTHRNLDFYGRTLGLRLVKKTVNFDDPGTYHFYYGDEVGQPGSILTFFPWDHAAPGRLGIGETQETVFRVPEQSLGYWTHRLIEHGVRHEAPEKRFGETVLPFRDPDGMRLALAAVPGLGDEPAWAGREVPAEHAIRGFRGVSLLLKEEAPTGAILTDVLGFTRTGQEGSVVRFQAEGNPVGGIVDIRVAGGFLPARMGAGSVHHVAFRAADDAAQAGMVARLASHHGIRTTEQKDRNYFRSVYFREPGGVLFEIATDEPGFAVDEPVSDLGRTLKLPDFLEPRRASIEAVLPEIA
- a CDS encoding LysR family transcriptional regulator, with translation MAEPFRNLAWDDFRLVKAIADAKGLPSAAQQLGINHSTVFRRLRQIETALGTPLFERHRVGYVPTAAGEEMVSLAARLDEDITAFTRKVSGREPSPAGELRVTTNDSLLVHLLTPLFALFLEQCPDMRLDVVLSNQPLNLSKRDADVAIRATDNPPETLVGRRAARIAWALYGRAADFPVPGAADPDTLHRRSWVSLGEDMAAMKVVRRVRENVPPERIAYRTNSVLGLGEAVEAGIGIAYLPCLIADVRPALVRLAPPDPELSADLWLLTHPDLRHAPRVRVFLDFMAAEIARRRRVIEGADLPIGQIDR